In a single window of the Candidatus Thermoplasmatota archaeon genome:
- a CDS encoding carbon-nitrogen hydrolase family protein — MDAVTVACLQMRHGPTLEGNLATADRMLRQAEAAGADVAVLPEYWYLPMAGEVRANGVDPIFEEVRAWTLDRSRGSRMLLAANAPLREGGKTYNAVILAARGATVGVQRKIHPMPLEQTWGVAAATEPQVFEWNGLRVGVLVCADVLHPENARVLALKGARIALNPVLSPYRHPDPWKQAREAMMVARCYDNGFYLAKAGGFGAPKGGEIVGRSLVCGPTGVLARYDDERAEKIVAASLALAELEEFRKRHLALPRRNPAAYAELMRTSVEG; from the coding sequence GTGGACGCAGTCACGGTCGCCTGCCTCCAGATGCGTCACGGCCCCACGCTCGAGGGAAACCTGGCGACGGCCGACCGCATGCTGCGCCAAGCCGAGGCCGCGGGCGCCGACGTGGCCGTCCTTCCCGAGTATTGGTACCTCCCGATGGCAGGCGAGGTGCGGGCAAACGGCGTCGACCCCATCTTCGAGGAGGTGCGGGCATGGACCCTCGATCGTTCGCGTGGTTCCCGCATGCTGCTTGCGGCCAACGCCCCGCTTCGGGAGGGCGGCAAGACCTACAACGCGGTCATCCTGGCCGCGCGCGGCGCGACGGTGGGCGTGCAGCGAAAGATCCATCCGATGCCGCTTGAGCAGACCTGGGGCGTGGCGGCGGCCACGGAGCCGCAGGTCTTCGAATGGAACGGCCTTCGAGTCGGCGTGCTCGTTTGCGCGGACGTGCTCCACCCCGAGAACGCGCGCGTGCTTGCCCTCAAGGGGGCGCGGATCGCGCTCAATCCCGTGCTCTCGCCGTACCGTCACCCGGACCCGTGGAAGCAGGCGCGCGAGGCCATGATGGTGGCGCGGTGCTACGACAACGGCTTCTACCTCGCCAAGGCCGGCGGCTTTGGCGCGCCCAAGGGCGGCGAGATCGTGGGGCGCAGCCTCGTCTGCGGCCCGACGGGCGTGCTCGCGCGGTACGACGACGAGCGAGCGGAGAAGATCGTCGCCGCCTCGCTCGCGCTTGCCGAGCTCGAGGAGTTCCGCAAGCGCCACCTCGCGCTTCCGCGCCGCAATCCGGCCGCCTACGCGGAGCTCATGCGCACGAGCGTCGAGGGGTGA
- a CDS encoding deoxyribonuclease IV, with product MLLGSHVSAAGGLANAFVNAAEIGNDAIQIFAKSPRMLRFKPLEDDVVAAWHAARKTSAVKHMLVHANYLVNLATPKSEYAKASREAFLDEMERCHKLSIPLLVFHPGAHQGDGDEKGLSRIVENLNWCLKKGEAFDDVTLCVENTAGQGSNVGYRFEHVKAIVEGVDDPDRMGVCIDTCHTFASGYDLRTPESYAKTMEELDAAVGLSRVKAFHLNDSKSTFASRVDRHENIGKGEIGKKTFSLLVNDKRFAKVPGVVETPCETNAQFKKDVDALRALVGKTPKTQLGDF from the coding sequence ATGCTCCTTGGCTCCCACGTCTCGGCGGCCGGCGGGCTTGCCAACGCGTTTGTGAACGCGGCCGAGATCGGCAACGACGCGATCCAGATCTTCGCCAAGAGCCCCCGCATGCTGCGGTTCAAGCCCCTCGAGGACGACGTCGTGGCCGCCTGGCATGCGGCGCGCAAGACGAGCGCCGTCAAGCACATGCTCGTGCACGCGAACTACCTCGTCAACCTCGCCACGCCCAAATCCGAGTACGCGAAGGCGAGCCGCGAGGCGTTCCTCGACGAGATGGAACGCTGCCACAAGCTGTCCATCCCGCTTCTCGTCTTCCACCCCGGAGCGCACCAGGGCGACGGCGACGAGAAGGGCCTCTCGCGCATCGTCGAGAACCTCAACTGGTGCCTCAAGAAAGGCGAAGCGTTCGACGACGTCACGCTGTGCGTCGAGAACACGGCCGGGCAGGGAAGCAACGTGGGCTACCGCTTCGAGCACGTGAAGGCCATCGTGGAGGGCGTCGACGATCCCGACCGCATGGGCGTGTGCATCGACACCTGCCACACGTTTGCGTCCGGGTACGACCTGCGCACGCCCGAGTCGTACGCGAAGACGATGGAGGAGCTCGACGCCGCGGTCGGCCTCTCGCGCGTGAAGGCGTTCCACCTCAACGACTCGAAGTCCACGTTTGCCTCCCGCGTGGACCGGCACGAGAACATCGGCAAGGGGGAGATCGGGAAGAAGACGTTCTCGCTCCTCGTCAACGACAAGCGCTTTGCCAAGGTCCCCGGGGTCGTGGAGACGCCGTGCGAGACGAACGCGCAGTTCAAGAAGGACGTGGACGCGCTGCGCGCGCTCGTGGGAAAGACGCCCAAGACGCAGCTTGGGGACTTCTAA